GACAGACCCGACGTGGATCTCGTCGGCCGACGGATCCAGATCTTCGACTAGGTCGTGGGGGAAGAGATCCTCGAACGCCCAGCCGACGCGGGTGTCGGAACACAGGTCGCCGACGAGGTCGCTGTCCTGGTAGAGCAGCGACGAGACGAGGTTCCAGCTCTCGCCCGCGGGGAGGTTCCGGTAGTCGAAGGCGTCGGACTCGGCCATCCGCCCGCCGGGTTCGGGGACGACCAGCGCCGCGCCGCCCGCCTCGACGAACTCGGAGACCGCCGCGTCGACCGCGGTGACTGCGGCCACGTCGGCCTCGTCGAGGTCGTCGGTAACGTCGACGCCCCCGGTTTCCAGTGCAGCGGCCAGCGGTTCGTCCGCGTAGACCGTCCGGTCGGGCGTTTCGCTCTCCGCGACGAACACCGGTTCCTCGTTCGCGACGTCCCGGTCATCAGTCTCGAAGGTCACGTCGAGCGTGTGAGCGCCACTCCCGGCATCCGCACCGGGGGATAGCGTGATCGCCCCCTCGACGGTCGTCGTCCCGAAGCCGTCGACGGTGACCGACTGCGATCCCTCCGCTCCGGGACCCCTCCACCGGAGTTCGCCCTCCAGCGTCTCGGTCGTGTCGTTGACGATGCGGAGGGTGACAGCCACCTCGTCGCCGGGCGCGAGGACGTGCGTCCCGGGGTCGATCGCGACCAGTACCTCGCCGTTGACGGTGGCGAACTCGTCGGCGAGGTTTTCCTTCGGGTCGCGGAGGTAGTCGAGAACCCCGTTGAACTCCCACTCGATGTCGGAAAACTCGGTGACGACGTAGCCCGCGACGGCCTCGTGGGTCCGCATCTCCTCGATGACGCCACGGAGCGAGACAGCCTCCCGGCGCTGCCACGCTTCCGCGAGGTCGTCGTAGTCGTCGAAGACGTCCGGGAGGTCGGTCGCTTCGTAGCGCTCGTCGACGCCCTCGGGCCGCTTGAGCGGGTCCTCGAGGAAGTCGTGGGAGAACCACGACGGGTCGCCGCCGTAGTGCTCGCGGAGTTTTGGGAGGTCCGGGAAGCCCCACGTCCCGAATTCGGAGATGAGGATGGGCGCGTCTTCGGCCGGCGTGTTCTCGGTCGCGTAGTTGTCCCCGGGATTCGCCGCGATCTCGTCGAGGGCATCTGCCCACGGTTCCGCGCGGTCGGGACTGACGTAGTACTCGTGGTAGTCGTTGAGGTCGGTGGCGACGTGGGCCCACCCGGAGTTGTCACAGACGAGCCGCGTCGGGTCCCACTCCTTGGCCTCGTGGAAGAGTTCGGTCAGGTAGTCCTGTTTCTCTTCGTCGTTCCAGAGGCGCCCGTCGTGCATGGAGTAGTCCTCCTGGTCGAGGCCGATCCCCCACTCCTCGTTGTAGAGGCTCCAGGCGACGACGCTCGGGCTGTTGTAGTCGCGGTCGATCAGCCCGCGTGCCTGCTCGCGGACCTCCCGCTTCGAGCGCTCGGAGTAGACCGTCGGGTTCGCGGGCTCCTGCCAGACGAGGATGCCGAGGCGGTCGGCGGCCTCGACGAAGTCGGGGTGAGCCGGCTTGATGTGTTTGCGGAGCATGTTGAACCCGAGTTCCTTCGCGGTCCGGATCTCGTACTCGAAGAGGTCGTCGTCGAAGGGTCGATAGAGCGTGTCCGGGTAGTACGCCTGGTCGAGCGCGCCGCGAACGTACAGCGGCTCGCCGTTGAGGTAGAGCCGGTCGCCGTCGGCGTCGACGCTGCGCATCCCGAAGTACGTCTCCGTGGCGTCGATCGGCTCGTCGCCGTCCCGCAACTCGACGCGCACGTCGTACAGCGCCGGGTCGTCCGGCGTCCAGTAGTCGGCGTCGGGGATCGAGACCTCGCAGACGCCCTCGCCATCGCCGATTTCGCAGGTCCCCGTTGCCACTTCGTCGCCCTCGCGGGAGACGATGATCGCGGCGTCGAGGTCGCCGGCGTCCCCGTCGACCGTCACGTCCACTCGCGCGGTGTCGTCGTCGAGGTCCGGCGTGACGCGCACGTCCTCGACGAACCGTTCGGGGCGGGCTTCGAGGGTGACCGACTGCCAGATGCCGCTGATCCGGGTGTACCACGGCGCGCCCTGCTTGCCGTGGGGGATCTCGGAGAGGTCCGCGGGGTCGGTCACCTCGACGGCGACGACGCTCTCGCCGGGCGAGAGGGCGTCGGTCACCTCCACTTCGAAGGGGAGGTACCCGTCGCGGTGCGTGCCGACCTGCTGGCCGTCGACGGAGACGGTCG
Above is a genomic segment from Halosimplex halophilum containing:
- a CDS encoding sugar-binding domain-containing protein, which encodes MESANDEWRVTEALDGEWLFLPEPDDSEERALADPAADWSDAQRVTVPHAWQEAASYREYTGTAWYRRTFEYDGTGDRVFLRFGAVDYEATVSVDGQQVGTHRDGYLPFEVEVTDALSPGESVVAVEVTDPADLSEIPHGKQGAPWYTRISGIWQSVTLEARPERFVEDVRVTPDLDDDTARVDVTVDGDAGDLDAAIIVSREGDEVATGTCEIGDGEGVCEVSIPDADYWTPDDPALYDVRVELRDGDEPIDATETYFGMRSVDADGDRLYLNGEPLYVRGALDQAYYPDTLYRPFDDDLFEYEIRTAKELGFNMLRKHIKPAHPDFVEAADRLGILVWQEPANPTVYSERSKREVREQARGLIDRDYNSPSVVAWSLYNEEWGIGLDQEDYSMHDGRLWNDEEKQDYLTELFHEAKEWDPTRLVCDNSGWAHVATDLNDYHEYYVSPDRAEPWADALDEIAANPGDNYATENTPAEDAPILISEFGTWGFPDLPKLREHYGGDPSWFSHDFLEDPLKRPEGVDERYEATDLPDVFDDYDDLAEAWQRREAVSLRGVIEEMRTHEAVAGYVVTEFSDIEWEFNGVLDYLRDPKENLADEFATVNGEVLVAIDPGTHVLAPGDEVAVTLRIVNDTTETLEGELRWRGPGAEGSQSVTVDGFGTTTVEGAITLSPGADAGSGAHTLDVTFETDDRDVANEEPVFVAESETPDRTVYADEPLAAALETGGVDVTDDLDEADVAAVTAVDAAVSEFVEAGGAALVVPEPGGRMAESDAFDYRNLPAGESWNLVSSLLYQDSDLVGDLCSDTRVGWAFEDLFPHDLVEDLDPSADEIHVGSVEGWIANWGSPLVVRDRGDGRLCSCTFRVTDRYGEHPTATALVDRLLREL